The sequence GCCTGGAGCAGCGCCGAGCCGATGCGCTGGCCGCGCACTTCCGGGTCCGTAAACATGCGCTTGACCTCGCCCAGCTCAGCAGAATGAACCTTGAGAGCCCCCATGCCGACGGCCCTGCCATCGTCGTCCCGTGCGACGAACAGGGTGGTGTGGGCCTCGGCCATCTGCTCGACGGTCATCTTGAACTGGAACTCGATCGGCGACAGCGGCAGCAGATGATCGTTCAGCTTGGCGACGAGGCCACGCACATCGTCCTGCAGCGGCGTTTCGATGGCGATGGTGACCGCCATTTACTCGACCACCTTGGGGACCATGAAGAAGTTGTCTTCGGTCAGCGGTGCATTGCTGACGATCTTTTCGGCATAGCCTCCATCGCTGATCACATCGTCGCGGCGGCGCAATGTCATCGGGGTTACCGAGGTCATCGGCTCGACGCCGTCGACATTGACCTCGCCCAGTTGTTCGACGAAGCCGA comes from Devosia oryziradicis and encodes:
- the gatC gene encoding Asp-tRNA(Asn)/Glu-tRNA(Gln) amidotransferase subunit GatC; amino-acid sequence: MSVDAATVKRIGRLARIRIEESEVAGYQTELNAILGFVEQLGEVNVDGVEPMTSVTPMTLRRRDDVISDGGYAEKIVSNAPLTEDNFFMVPKVVE
- a CDS encoding GNAT family N-acetyltransferase — encoded protein: MAVTIAIETPLQDDVRGLVAKLNDHLLPLSPIEFQFKMTVEQMAEAHTTLFVARDDDGRAVGMGALKVHSAELGEVKRMFTDPEVRGQRIGSALLQAIVNLAREKGLPTLMLETGTGPGMAEAHRLYTRSGFVTRGPFLDYPDSEWSAFFELPLKQEVPA